One Paraburkholderia dioscoreae DNA segment encodes these proteins:
- the xerC gene encoding site-specific tyrosine recombinase XerC, whose translation MRKRLTPRAPLPVIGPADDAQSLYHQMRPFLEWMRVRNYSEETVVHRETHLRGFIAWCDERGVSRPQEVTRPILERYQRHLFLYRKANGEALSGRSQHMRLVPVKLWFRWLVKQNRILSNPAADIDMPRVEKRLPKHILSAEEAERVLNVPDVSSALGIRDRAILETFYSTGIRRAELVNLYVHDVDADRGTVMIRQGKGSRDRLIPIGARALAWIRKYLDEVRPQLSLAEDEGVLFLAVTGDSIGTRSMGLMVSDYIKRSGVNKSGSCHLFRHTMATLMLENGADVRFVQVMLGHAQLTSTQVYTQVAIRALKEIHTATHPARLERREDREQIDEVKPMRLLHRVYGKSE comes from the coding sequence ATGCGCAAACGGCTGACACCCCGTGCGCCGTTGCCAGTAATTGGCCCGGCCGACGATGCGCAAAGCCTGTATCACCAGATGCGTCCGTTCCTCGAATGGATGCGGGTGCGCAACTACAGCGAAGAAACGGTAGTGCATCGTGAGACGCATCTGCGCGGGTTCATCGCGTGGTGCGATGAGCGTGGGGTGAGCCGGCCGCAGGAAGTGACGCGCCCGATCCTGGAGCGCTATCAACGGCATCTGTTCCTGTACCGCAAGGCGAACGGCGAGGCGCTGTCGGGGCGCAGCCAGCATATGCGGCTGGTGCCGGTGAAGCTGTGGTTCCGGTGGCTGGTGAAGCAGAACAGGATCCTGTCGAACCCGGCGGCGGATATCGACATGCCGCGCGTCGAGAAGCGGTTGCCGAAGCACATTCTGAGCGCGGAAGAGGCTGAACGGGTTCTCAATGTGCCGGACGTGTCGAGCGCGCTGGGCATCCGTGACCGGGCGATCCTGGAGACGTTCTACAGCACCGGCATCCGGCGTGCGGAGCTCGTGAACCTGTATGTGCATGACGTTGACGCTGATCGTGGGACGGTGATGATCCGCCAGGGTAAGGGTAGCCGTGACCGGTTAATACCGATCGGCGCGCGTGCGCTGGCGTGGATCAGGAAGTATCTGGATGAAGTGAGGCCGCAACTGTCGCTGGCCGAGGATGAGGGCGTGCTGTTCCTGGCGGTGACGGGAGATTCGATCGGCACGCGCAGTATGGGGTTGATGGTGTCGGACTACATCAAACGATCGGGCGTGAACAAGAGCGGATCGTGTCACCTGTTCCGTCACACGATGGCCACGCTGATGCTGGAAAACGGTGCGGATGTGCGCTTCGTGCAGGTGATGCTCGGCCACGCGCAACTGACGAGCACGCAGGTCTATACGCAGGTGGCGATCCGGGCGCTGAAGGAGATTCATACGGCGACGCATCCGGCGCGGCTGGAGCGTCGCGAGGACCGGGAACAGATTGATGAAGTGAAGCCGATGCGGTTGCTGCATCGGGTGTATGGGAAGTCGGAGTAA
- a CDS encoding ShlB/FhaC/HecB family hemolysin secretion/activation protein yields the protein MQHLRVARALSAGVTLTAFGVSAQTSPPLPDFANAARSAAQQQQLIEQQRQAQERAQAVNAPVVRAGTPKAAGWPELPAGTPCFRIQSFVLDIPETLPDAVRAQAASALPQDRFAFAREWLDHYSGQCVGKQGVELIVKGLAQVILSRGYITTRVLVPEQDLSKGTLRFSLVPGVIRQLRFADSATRGTWKSAFPARGGDLLDLRDLEQGLEQMKRVASQDVDMQVVPTGTPGESDVEITVKRTKPWSVVASVDNSGTRATGKLQGNLGVGIDNPLGLNDIFNVGANQDLELGDKSLGSHGWNGSYSVPWGYWTATLFGNTNTYYQQIAAVNQTFVSSGNSQIAGLKLQRVLRRSQDDVFGFEAQLTKRWGASFIEDTEIPQQHRDNTFIEAGLTDRHYFGAAQFDGTLAYREGIGWLGAMPDTANGPTYRFHMAVFDANLSVPFSVASQSLRYVTTFHGQFTNNTLNYIDDLTIGSRYTVRGFDGETLLAAERGFYWRNELQLPIGQTRHSFYAGIDYGQVFGPSTAFLAGTQLAGAVIGLRGSMPARLGSLAYDLFAGTPIYKPSGFPTARVSAGFQLTAQF from the coding sequence ATGCAACACTTACGCGTTGCGAGAGCACTGTCGGCAGGAGTGACGCTGACGGCTTTCGGCGTTTCGGCGCAAACGTCGCCGCCTTTACCCGATTTTGCAAATGCCGCACGCAGCGCGGCGCAGCAACAGCAACTCATCGAGCAGCAACGACAAGCCCAGGAGCGCGCCCAGGCGGTCAATGCGCCCGTCGTCCGCGCAGGTACGCCCAAGGCCGCCGGCTGGCCTGAACTGCCTGCCGGGACTCCCTGCTTCCGCATCCAGTCATTCGTTCTGGACATACCGGAGACCTTGCCCGATGCCGTTCGTGCACAAGCCGCCTCGGCGCTGCCGCAGGACCGCTTTGCCTTTGCCCGCGAATGGCTCGATCACTACAGCGGACAATGCGTCGGCAAGCAGGGCGTCGAGTTGATCGTCAAGGGCCTCGCGCAGGTGATTCTCAGCCGGGGCTACATCACCACGCGCGTCCTTGTCCCGGAACAGGACCTGTCGAAAGGCACGCTGCGCTTCTCGCTCGTGCCCGGTGTTATTCGCCAGTTACGCTTCGCCGACTCCGCAACGCGTGGCACGTGGAAGTCGGCATTTCCGGCACGCGGCGGCGATCTGCTCGACCTGCGCGATCTCGAACAGGGACTCGAACAGATGAAGCGCGTCGCGAGTCAGGATGTCGACATGCAGGTCGTGCCGACCGGAACACCGGGCGAGAGCGATGTGGAGATCACCGTAAAACGCACAAAGCCGTGGAGCGTCGTTGCTTCCGTCGACAACTCAGGCACGCGGGCCACCGGCAAGCTGCAAGGCAACCTCGGCGTCGGCATCGACAATCCACTCGGACTGAACGACATATTCAACGTGGGCGCGAATCAGGACCTCGAACTGGGAGACAAAAGCCTCGGCTCGCACGGCTGGAACGGCTCCTATTCGGTTCCCTGGGGTTACTGGACGGCTACGCTCTTCGGCAACACGAATACTTATTACCAGCAGATCGCTGCGGTGAACCAGACGTTTGTATCAAGCGGCAATTCACAGATAGCAGGGCTGAAACTGCAACGTGTGTTGCGCCGCAGCCAGGACGACGTGTTCGGCTTTGAGGCGCAACTGACCAAACGCTGGGGCGCAAGCTTCATCGAGGACACCGAAATTCCGCAGCAGCATCGCGACAACACGTTCATCGAGGCAGGGCTGACCGACCGCCACTACTTCGGCGCCGCACAGTTCGACGGCACGCTGGCCTACCGGGAGGGCATCGGCTGGCTCGGTGCGATGCCCGATACGGCGAACGGCCCGACGTACCGCTTTCACATGGCCGTGTTCGATGCGAACCTGTCGGTGCCGTTTTCTGTCGCGAGCCAGAGCCTGCGATATGTGACGACCTTTCACGGTCAGTTCACGAACAACACGCTGAACTACATCGATGACCTGACCATCGGCAGCCGCTACACGGTGCGCGGCTTCGACGGGGAAACGCTGCTCGCGGCGGAGCGCGGTTTTTACTGGCGAAACGAACTCCAGCTGCCGATCGGCCAGACGCGACATTCGTTCTATGCGGGTATCGACTATGGCCAGGTTTTCGGCCCCAGTACCGCCTTTCTCGCGGGCACGCAACTGGCGGGCGCAGTGATCGGTCTGCGCGGGAGCATGCCGGCTCGTCTCGGCAGCTTAGCGTACGACCTTTTCGCCGGTACGCCGATTTACAAGCCGTCGGGATTTCCGACCGCGCGAGTCTCCGCGGGTTTTCAGTTGACCGCACAGTTCTAG
- a CDS encoding CHC2 zinc finger domain-containing protein, with product MPRIPQAELDRLKREVSLVRLIESQGHALKKRGRDWVMRCVFHEEDTPSLSVSEAKNVYHCFGCNASGTVLDWVMKTQGVSLPHAVQLLRNDAPLAAADKVGVKLSFTRPLASLAADADEVVLLGQVASTYHETLKQSPEAQAYLTQRGLVHGEMIDTFRLGYANKSLTYRLPPGYAKEGRDVRAKLQRVGVYRESGHEHLNGCLVVPVFDLESGAVKQMYGRRIAPGNKIPAGQPKHLYLSLPLAGVWNEVALVASREVIVCEALIDALTFWCAGHRNVIAAFGVNGFTQDHWAALKRHSTQRVWIAYDRDDAGNAGAEKLGTALRESGIETWRVLFPKGMDVNDYARKVAPAEKSLGVLLQQAEWIGKGKRPAVAAQVEPVPVEEVTDVQPASSLVAIAVPGEAVTPATEMATKEEVQPAQTDELDVKQTEGGELLFTFSERVWRIRGWQKNLGPEQMRVNAQVRRGETYHVDTLDVYSAKARGLFLKAAAVELGSQEDTLKRDLGRVLLKLETLQDEAIRTSLAPKEKGVTLDAVEHAAALEWLKAPDLIARLEADMARCGVVGEATNLLAGYLSAVSRKLDAPLAVLIQSSSAAGKSSLMDAVLDLMPDEERIQYSAMTGQSLFYLGETDLQHKILAIAEEEGVRQAAYALKLLQSDGELTIASTGKDEATGNLVTKQYRVKGPVMLMLTTTAIDVDEELLNRCLVLTINESREQTREIHARQRAKQTLEGLLAETDKQHIIDLHRNAQRLLKPVHVVNPYAEQLTFMDDKTRMRRDHMKYLTLIRSIALLHQYQRPHRTVTHRGEALTYIEVTKADIALANRIAHEVLGRTLDELPPQTRRLLRLIHAMVNERGEREHVKSREVRFTRRDIRDYTRWSDGQLKIHCTRLADLEYLLVHGGSRGHQLHYELMYDGAADDEPRLAGLIEPEELDNDERKSGSTVRRSASSQGQITPMSGHGNQAQSQAAQGEGGEPVGVNGNATIYGNTGSPSLARVVKDSSCANG from the coding sequence ATGCCGCGTATTCCGCAAGCCGAGCTGGACAGACTGAAGCGCGAAGTGTCGCTGGTGCGGCTGATCGAATCGCAAGGTCACGCGCTGAAAAAGCGCGGCCGCGATTGGGTCATGCGCTGCGTGTTCCATGAAGAGGACACGCCGAGCCTGTCGGTGTCAGAAGCGAAGAACGTGTACCACTGCTTCGGCTGCAACGCGTCGGGCACGGTGCTGGACTGGGTCATGAAAACCCAGGGCGTGAGCTTGCCGCACGCGGTGCAGTTACTGCGTAACGATGCGCCGCTGGCTGCGGCGGACAAGGTTGGGGTCAAGCTGAGTTTTACGCGCCCGCTTGCCTCCTTAGCTGCGGATGCCGATGAAGTGGTGCTGCTGGGCCAGGTGGCCAGCACGTACCACGAGACGCTGAAACAGAGTCCGGAGGCGCAGGCGTATCTGACCCAGCGCGGGCTGGTTCACGGCGAAATGATCGACACGTTCCGGCTCGGCTATGCCAACAAGAGTCTGACGTACCGGCTGCCGCCGGGGTATGCGAAGGAAGGCCGTGACGTGCGTGCGAAGTTGCAGCGTGTTGGGGTGTATCGCGAGTCTGGCCATGAGCACCTGAACGGGTGCCTGGTGGTGCCGGTGTTTGATCTTGAGTCAGGTGCAGTAAAACAGATGTACGGGCGACGGATCGCGCCGGGTAACAAGATCCCGGCGGGCCAGCCGAAGCACCTGTATCTGTCGCTGCCGCTAGCCGGTGTGTGGAACGAAGTGGCGCTGGTTGCCAGCCGTGAAGTGATCGTATGCGAGGCGCTGATCGATGCGCTGACGTTCTGGTGTGCGGGGCATCGCAACGTGATCGCAGCGTTCGGGGTGAACGGGTTCACGCAGGACCATTGGGCGGCACTGAAACGGCACAGCACGCAGCGGGTGTGGATCGCCTACGACCGTGATGACGCGGGCAATGCTGGGGCGGAAAAGCTCGGTACGGCGTTGCGCGAGTCGGGGATCGAGACATGGCGTGTGCTGTTCCCGAAGGGGATGGACGTGAACGATTACGCGAGGAAGGTTGCGCCGGCGGAAAAGAGCCTTGGGGTGCTGTTGCAGCAGGCCGAATGGATTGGCAAGGGCAAGCGGCCAGCGGTTGCGGCGCAGGTTGAACCGGTGCCGGTTGAGGAAGTGACGGACGTTCAACCTGCCTCCTCTTTAGTTGCTATTGCTGTGCCAGGTGAAGCGGTTACGCCAGCCACAGAGATGGCAACTAAGGAAGAGGTGCAGCCCGCGCAGACGGACGAGCTCGACGTGAAGCAGACGGAAGGCGGTGAACTGCTGTTCACGTTTAGCGAGCGCGTATGGCGTATCCGTGGCTGGCAGAAGAACCTTGGGCCAGAACAGATGCGGGTGAATGCGCAGGTGCGGCGCGGCGAGACGTATCACGTCGATACGCTCGATGTGTACAGCGCGAAGGCACGCGGGTTGTTCCTGAAGGCGGCGGCTGTCGAGCTTGGCTCACAGGAAGACACGCTCAAGCGAGATCTCGGGCGCGTGCTGCTGAAGCTGGAGACGTTGCAGGACGAAGCGATCCGCACGTCGCTCGCGCCGAAAGAAAAAGGCGTGACGCTGGACGCTGTTGAACACGCGGCAGCGCTGGAGTGGCTGAAGGCGCCGGACCTGATTGCACGGCTTGAAGCGGATATGGCGCGCTGCGGTGTGGTGGGGGAAGCGACGAACCTGCTGGCCGGGTATCTGTCGGCGGTGTCGCGCAAGCTCGATGCGCCGCTAGCCGTGCTGATCCAGTCGAGCAGCGCGGCGGGCAAGAGTTCCCTCATGGATGCAGTGCTTGACCTGATGCCGGACGAGGAACGGATCCAGTACAGCGCCATGACCGGACAGAGTCTGTTCTACCTGGGCGAGACGGACCTGCAACACAAGATTCTGGCGATTGCCGAAGAGGAAGGCGTGCGTCAGGCGGCGTATGCGCTGAAGCTGTTGCAAAGCGACGGTGAGCTCACGATTGCATCGACGGGCAAGGATGAGGCGACGGGTAACCTGGTGACGAAGCAGTACCGCGTAAAAGGTCCTGTGATGCTCATGCTCACGACGACCGCGATCGACGTCGACGAGGAATTGCTGAACCGGTGCCTGGTGCTGACGATCAACGAGAGCCGTGAGCAGACGCGCGAGATCCACGCACGGCAGCGGGCGAAACAGACGCTCGAAGGGTTGCTGGCCGAGACGGACAAACAGCACATCATTGACCTGCATCGCAACGCGCAGCGGTTGCTGAAGCCGGTGCATGTGGTCAATCCGTATGCAGAGCAGTTGACGTTCATGGACGACAAGACGCGCATGCGGCGCGATCACATGAAGTACCTGACGCTGATCCGCTCGATCGCGCTGCTGCACCAGTACCAGCGGCCACACAGGACGGTCACGCATCGCGGCGAGGCGCTGACGTACATCGAAGTCACGAAGGCCGATATTGCGCTGGCGAACCGGATCGCACACGAGGTGCTGGGACGCACGCTCGATGAATTGCCGCCGCAGACGCGGCGGCTGCTGCGCCTGATTCATGCAATGGTGAATGAGCGCGGCGAGCGCGAACATGTGAAGTCGCGCGAGGTGCGCTTTACACGGCGGGACATACGGGACTACACGCGCTGGAGCGACGGTCAACTGAAAATCCATTGCACGCGTCTGGCTGATCTTGAATACCTGCTGGTTCACGGCGGCAGTCGTGGGCATCAGTTGCATTACGAGCTGATGTATGACGGCGCGGCCGATGACGAGCCAAGACTCGCCGGACTGATTGAGCCGGAAGAACTCGATAACGATGAACGCAAGTCAGGGTCAACGGTGCGCAGGTCAGCCTCAAGTCAGGGTCAAATTACCCCCATGTCAGGGCATGGCAATCAGGCTCAAAGCCAGGCGGCACAAGGCGAAGGCGGCGAACCGGTCGGGGTGAACGGGAACGCAACTATCTACGGAAATACGGGCAGCCCTTCTTTAGCCCGCGTTGTTAAGGATTCCTCATGCGCAAACGGCTGA